A single genomic interval of Clostridium facile harbors:
- a CDS encoding NAD(P)-binding protein: protein MSRLNIVTQSTAQTVVEGLYRDLERRIVASPPGLCPVDMAASFLKLCHAQTCGKCVPCRVGLGQLGNLLEDVLNGDATLETIDLIEKTARAITNSADCAIGYEAADMVLRGVIGFRDDYEEHILHGRCTCSLNQPVPCVALCPAGVDIPGYIALVSEGRYADAVRLIRKDNPFPTACGLICEHPCEARCRRNMIDDSINIRGLKRFAVDHAGDVPVPKCFPPTGKTVAVIGGGPGGLSAAYYLALMGHKVTVYEKRSKLGGMLRYGIPSYRLPREQLEKDINAILSTGVQVKTKVSIGDDLTIMDLRNQYDAVYIAIGAHTDKKIGIEGEDARGVISAVEMLREIGSDRLPDFTGKNVVVIGGGNVAMDVTRSAVRLGAKKVSVAYRRRKVDMTALPDEVEGAIAEGCEILDLQSPRRIEVDEDGNAVALWVKPQIIGKIDSAGRPKPTDSQEEEKRIPADLVIVAIGQGIESRHFQEAGVPVKRGVIEALSWSGIENTPGVFAGGDCVTGPATVIRAIAAGKVAAANIDTYLGYNHVIKSDVEIPAARLDDRPACGRINMTERDANERKNDFELIECGMTCEEANQESRRCLRCDHFGYGVFKGGRTTKW, encoded by the coding sequence GTGAGTCGTTTAAATATTGTAACGCAAAGCACCGCCCAGACAGTTGTAGAAGGGCTCTACCGTGATCTGGAGCGGCGTATTGTTGCCAGCCCCCCTGGCCTATGTCCAGTGGATATGGCTGCTTCCTTTTTGAAACTATGCCATGCACAAACCTGTGGTAAATGTGTACCATGTCGTGTGGGCTTAGGACAATTGGGCAATTTATTGGAAGATGTATTGAACGGGGACGCAACGCTGGAAACAATTGATTTAATCGAAAAAACAGCAAGGGCAATTACCAATTCTGCCGACTGTGCTATTGGGTACGAAGCTGCTGACATGGTGCTAAGGGGAGTAATCGGATTCCGTGACGATTACGAGGAGCACATTTTACATGGACGTTGTACCTGTAGTTTGAACCAGCCGGTTCCATGTGTCGCACTATGTCCAGCAGGGGTAGATATTCCTGGATACATTGCTTTGGTATCCGAAGGACGTTATGCAGATGCCGTCCGTCTAATCCGGAAGGACAATCCATTCCCCACTGCTTGTGGTTTAATTTGTGAGCATCCATGTGAAGCAAGATGCCGTAGAAATATGATTGATGATTCTATCAATATTCGTGGATTAAAACGGTTTGCTGTCGATCACGCAGGGGATGTTCCTGTACCAAAATGTTTCCCACCTACCGGGAAAACCGTAGCAGTAATTGGTGGGGGACCTGGTGGATTAAGTGCGGCATATTACCTCGCATTAATGGGGCATAAAGTTACTGTATATGAAAAACGAAGCAAATTGGGCGGCATGTTGCGGTATGGTATTCCAAGTTACCGCTTGCCAAGAGAACAGCTAGAAAAGGATATTAACGCTATCCTTTCTACTGGTGTTCAAGTAAAAACTAAAGTATCCATTGGGGATGACCTCACCATTATGGATCTGCGTAATCAATATGATGCGGTTTATATTGCAATTGGTGCCCATACAGATAAAAAAATCGGTATTGAAGGAGAAGATGCCAGAGGGGTTATTTCCGCAGTGGAAATGTTGCGTGAAATCGGTTCTGACCGTCTACCTGATTTTACTGGAAAAAATGTAGTTGTTATTGGTGGGGGAAATGTAGCAATGGACGTTACCCGCTCCGCTGTCCGTTTAGGAGCAAAAAAAGTTAGCGTGGCATACCGCCGCCGTAAAGTGGACATGACTGCTCTACCTGATGAAGTAGAAGGCGCCATTGCAGAAGGCTGTGAAATCCTTGACCTTCAATCCCCTCGTAGGATTGAAGTAGATGAAGATGGGAACGCTGTAGCACTATGGGTAAAACCTCAAATTATTGGGAAGATTGACAGCGCTGGACGTCCAAAACCAACGGATTCTCAAGAAGAAGAAAAAAGGATTCCTGCTGACCTTGTTATTGTAGCAATTGGCCAAGGAATTGAATCCCGCCACTTCCAGGAAGCCGGTGTTCCTGTAAAACGCGGTGTAATCGAAGCATTAAGCTGGAGTGGTATTGAAAACACTCCTGGTGTATTTGCCGGAGGGGACTGTGTAACAGGACCTGCTACAGTAATCCGTGCAATTGCTGCTGGGAAAGTAGCTGCCGCCAATATCGATACTTATTTGGGCTATAACCATGTTATCAAATCAGATGTAGAAATTCCAGCCGCAAGATTGGATGATCGCCCTGCATGTGGACGGATCAACATGACAGAACGGGATGCCAACGAACGCAAAAACGATTTTGAACTGATTGAATGTGGTATGACATGTGAGGAAGCCAACCAGGAATCCCGTCGATGCCTGCGTTGTGACCATTTCGGATACGGTGTATTTAAAGGAGGCAGAACTACAAAATGGTAA
- a CDS encoding DUF1858 domain-containing protein — MTITKDSVIGDILDFDNSTAEYFFEMGMHCLGCSSARGESLEEACMVHGVSVDELVAKLNAHINQ; from the coding sequence ATGACAATAACAAAAGATTCTGTAATCGGCGATATCTTGGATTTTGATAACTCTACTGCAGAATATTTTTTTGAGATGGGGATGCATTGTTTGGGATGCTCTTCCGCTAGAGGGGAAAGCCTGGAAGAAGCATGTATGGTTCATGGCGTAAGCGTAGATGAATTGGTTGCAAAATTAAATGCCCATATCAATCAATAA
- a CDS encoding 2-isopropylmalate synthase yields MKNYQKYKKGYFLPPEMPMDWAKKDSIDYAPIWCSVDLRDGNQSLIIPMSLDEKIEFFNYLVKLGFKEIEVGFPAASETEFVFLRTLIEQNLIPDDVTVQVLTQSREHIIKKTFEALKGAKQAVVHLYNSTSLAQREQVFRKSKEEIIKIATDGAELLNKYAAETPGNFRFEYSPESFTGTEMEFALEICNAVLDIWQPTPDNKVIINLPATVSMSMPHVYASQVEYMSNHLKYRENVIVSLHPHNDRGCGVADAEMGLLAGADRIEGTLFGNGERTGNVDIVTMAMNMYSQGVDPGLDFTNMPDIVENYERWTRMKVYDRQPYSGKLVFAAFSGSHQDAIAKGMKWREEGHTEYWTVPYLPIDPKDVGREYETDVIRINSQSGKGGIGYLLEHNYGYNLPKKMREQFGYKVKDVSDHQHKELLPNEVYDIFKKEYVNLESPIKMVECHFANGTVKEEMQAFITLEIDGKQETLVGRGNGRLDAVSNALQERLHISFTNLTYNEHALELGSKSQAVAYVGITDDHEHIFWGVGIHTDIINASIMALISAVNNVEKQ; encoded by the coding sequence ATGAAAAATTATCAAAAATATAAAAAAGGGTATTTTCTCCCACCTGAAATGCCAATGGATTGGGCAAAAAAAGATAGTATTGACTATGCTCCTATTTGGTGTAGCGTTGACCTGCGTGATGGAAACCAATCACTGATTATTCCAATGAGCCTGGATGAAAAAATAGAATTTTTTAATTATCTTGTAAAATTAGGGTTTAAAGAAATTGAAGTCGGATTTCCAGCCGCTTCCGAAACAGAATTTGTTTTTTTGCGTACTCTAATTGAACAGAATCTGATCCCAGATGATGTGACAGTCCAGGTGCTGACACAATCCCGTGAACATATCATTAAAAAAACATTTGAAGCGTTAAAAGGTGCGAAACAGGCAGTAGTACACCTGTACAATTCCACATCCTTGGCACAGAGGGAACAGGTATTCCGTAAATCCAAAGAGGAAATTATTAAAATTGCCACAGATGGCGCAGAATTGTTAAATAAATATGCGGCTGAAACACCAGGCAATTTTAGATTTGAATATTCCCCAGAAAGTTTTACCGGAACAGAAATGGAATTTGCGCTGGAAATTTGTAATGCGGTACTGGATATCTGGCAGCCAACACCGGATAATAAAGTGATCATCAACCTGCCTGCTACTGTGTCCATGTCTATGCCACACGTATACGCAAGCCAGGTGGAATACATGAGCAACCATTTAAAATACCGTGAAAATGTAATCGTCTCCTTGCATCCTCATAATGATCGTGGCTGTGGTGTTGCGGATGCTGAAATGGGCTTGCTTGCTGGGGCTGACCGCATTGAGGGCACTCTGTTCGGCAATGGGGAACGCACTGGTAATGTGGATATTGTTACTATGGCAATGAACATGTATTCCCAAGGGGTAGACCCAGGTTTGGACTTTACCAATATGCCTGATATTGTAGAAAACTATGAACGTTGGACTCGGATGAAAGTATATGACCGTCAGCCATACAGTGGTAAGCTGGTATTTGCAGCATTCTCCGGTTCCCATCAGGACGCAATTGCCAAAGGCATGAAATGGAGGGAAGAAGGCCATACCGAATATTGGACGGTTCCATATCTGCCAATTGATCCAAAGGATGTTGGACGTGAATATGAAACTGATGTTATCCGAATTAACAGCCAATCTGGTAAAGGCGGCATTGGGTATCTGTTGGAACACAATTATGGATATAACCTACCGAAAAAAATGCGGGAACAGTTTGGCTATAAGGTAAAAGATGTATCCGACCATCAGCATAAAGAGTTATTACCAAACGAAGTATACGATATTTTCAAAAAAGAATATGTCAATTTGGAATCTCCTATTAAAATGGTGGAATGCCATTTTGCAAATGGCACCGTAAAAGAAGAAATGCAAGCATTTATTACTCTGGAGATCGATGGAAAACAGGAAACTCTGGTAGGGCGCGGAAACGGCCGTTTGGATGCGGTAAGCAATGCATTGCAGGAACGCCTACATATTTCCTTTACCAATTTGACCTATAATGAACATGCTTTAGAGCTTGGTTCAAAATCCCAGGCTGTTGCTTATGTGGGAATTACCGATGACCATGAACACATTTTCTGGGGTGTTGGAATTCATACCGATATTATCAATGCTTCTATTATGGCGTTAATTAGTGCAGTAAATAATGTAGAAAAACAATAG
- a CDS encoding helix-hairpin-helix domain-containing protein: MKSSDLTKIPGIGKRIEQHLHNIGIMCIADLVGKNPEELYLQDCAFKGFQEDRCALYVFRLAVYYAENETYDPEKLKWWYWKDKKYPENESLF, from the coding sequence ATGAAATCAAGCGATTTAACAAAAATACCTGGAATAGGGAAGAGAATAGAACAACATCTCCATAATATTGGCATTATGTGTATTGCTGATTTAGTTGGAAAAAATCCAGAAGAACTATATTTACAGGATTGTGCGTTTAAAGGCTTCCAAGAAGATCGGTGCGCATTGTATGTATTTCGTTTAGCAGTATATTATGCAGAAAATGAAACATATGATCCAGAAAAGCTAAAGTGGTGGTACTGGAAAGATAAGAAATATCCAGAAAATGAATCCCTGTTCTAG